A region of the Brachybacterium sacelli genome:
ATGCGTGCTCCGGGAGCGCGCTGTGGGAGGTCGCCGCGGTGATCAGGTGGCCCAGGCGGAGGGAGAAGGCCTCGGGGCTCACGGCGAGGTCCGCCAGCGTGAGCGCCTCGTCGACCTCCCGCACGGCATCGTCCTCGAGATCCCCGGTGCGCTCGAGAAGTCGCTCGAACCACGCCACCGGGAAGTCCCCCTCGCCTAATCGCTCGAGGCTGCGGTGGAGGAGGACCCCGACACGGTGCGATTCGCGGATCATGCGGGCGGCCTGCACCCTCGTGCAACGCAGGGCGAGGGAGACGTGCAGCTCGTCCATGGCGGCGCCGTCCCTGTCGAGCTCGGGACCCAGCGGATCCTGCGAGGACTCGATCACGACGCGGTATCGCTCGGCGAGACGGCAGGAGTCCTGCCTGCCGCTGTCCCACAGCTCCGCCAGCTTCTGCGCCGTGTGCGGGGAGCGGTCCAGGCCGGCTCGGCGGACGCTGTTGCGGGAGATCGCCGCACGGCGTCGCGTGCGCGCCACGGCCTTCTCCCGCGCTGCATCCGCCTCGGGACCGGCAGGCGCGAGGAGGAACGGGGCCGAGCTGTCGTCGAACTCGCCCATCGCCTCTCGCCTCCTCGCAGTCCTCGGCGGGAGCTGCCCCGCCGCCTCGTCGAATATGTGACCTATTCTACCGCGAGGGGTGTGACGACTGAGCGATTGTGGAAAACCCGTCACGGGTTCTGACCTGCTGCGACAGGCGATCGAACACCTGGACGATCGGCGCGGCGCATACATATCCGCCGCAGGGAGGGTGAGGTGCTGACCGACCCGACGTCGTACGGCGGCGGTCGCGCTTCTGCGACCGCCGCCGTACGACAGCAGGCGTGCTCATCAGGAGCGAGGTCCCTGAGCCCTCGCATTCATCGGGCCCCTCACAGCCATTCGCCGCGAGCGGCCTCCTTCTCGGCGCCGATCGTGGTGTCGGGGCCGTGGCCCGTGTGCACCACCGTGTCCTCCGGCAGTGCGAAGAGGCGCTCGCGGACCGACTGCTCGATCGTCTCGCGCGAGGAGAAGGAGCGTCCGGTGGCCCCGGGTCCGCCCTGGAACAGCGTGTCCCCGCTGAACACCGCGCCGAGCTCCGCGACGTAGTAGCAGGTGGAGCCGGGGGAGTGGCCAGGGGTGTGCAGGGCCTCGAGGTCCACGCCGGCGATGGTGAACATGTCGCCGTCGGTGACGTCGCCGTCCCAGGGGAGATCACCGTGGGTGAGCTGCCAGACCTCGCGATCGGCGGGGTTCAGCAGGATCGGCGCCTCGAGCGCCTCGGAGAGCTCTGGGGCCATCCGGACGTGGTCGTCATGCGCGTGGGTCAGCAGGATGCCGACGCACTCGCGCTCTCCCACCAGGTCACGGACCGTCGACACGTCGTGCGGGGCGTCGAACACGACGCACTGCTCGTCATCGCCGAGCACCCACACGTTGTTGTCGACCTCATGGGTCTCCCCGTCGAGGCTGAACGTGCCGGAGGTGGTGGCGTGGTCCAGGCGAGCGCTCATCGGCCGACCACCGCCACGGTGCGCAGGGTGTCGCCCTCGTGGAGGGAGTCCAGGGCCGCGTCGACCCCGGGCAGGTCGGTGCGTCCGGTGACGAAGCGGTCCAGCGGCAGACGGCCCTGCAGGAACAGGTCCGTGAGGTAGGGGAAGTCGCGCTCGGGCAGGCAGTCTCCGTACCAGGAGGACTTCAGCGCGCCGCCCCGGCCGAACACGTCCAGCAGCGGCAGCGTGATCTCCACGTCCGGCCGCGGGACCCCGACCAGCACGACGCGACCGGCGAGGTCCCGCGCGTAGAACGCGGTCTCGTAGGTCTGCGGGATGCCGACGGCGTCGACGACGAGGTCCGCGCCGTTGCCGCCGGTGAGCTCCTGGACCTTCGTGGCGACCTGCTGCGGGGAGAGGTCCTTGGTGGCCAGGGTGTGGGTGGCGCCGAGCTCCTCGGCGGCCGCGAGCTTCTTCTCGTCCACGTCCAGACCGATGATCG
Encoded here:
- a CDS encoding MBL fold metallo-hydrolase, with the translated sequence MSARLDHATTSGTFSLDGETHEVDNNVWVLGDDEQCVVFDAPHDVSTVRDLVGERECVGILLTHAHDDHVRMAPELSEALEAPILLNPADREVWQLTHGDLPWDGDVTDGDMFTIAGVDLEALHTPGHSPGSTCYYVAELGAVFSGDTLFQGGPGATGRSFSSRETIEQSVRERLFALPEDTVVHTGHGPDTTIGAEKEAARGEWL